A stretch of the Veillonella parvula DSM 2008 genome encodes the following:
- a CDS encoding DUF2922 domain-containing protein, whose amino-acid sequence MAEKRVVYLTFSTVGGKSTSVTISAPRAGITLQDAKTAANALVANKVILGAGDAELAAFTTAREVKTQTTELQ is encoded by the coding sequence ATGGCGGAAAAACGCGTTGTATATCTTACATTTTCTACGGTCGGTGGTAAAAGCACATCAGTCACAATTAGTGCTCCTCGTGCTGGAATTACTTTACAAGATGCTAAAACAGCGGCTAATGCGTTAGTGGCTAACAAAGTCATTCTTGGTGCTGGTGATGCAGAATTAGCAGCATTTACTACGGCTCGTGAAGTAAAGACACAAACTACTGAATTGCAATAG
- a CDS encoding sensor histidine kinase, whose amino-acid sequence MSSKQKTNDPHRDLDTMSGAATDLFNRLPLTFKIMSWYTIFLLIILMVASAWIYAYTHESDNKEVRERLQQQAMIMATDIRKFKPYQDNTFFFVSTQDGYIIKGALPDGFPNQTILSLGQVGEIAAGDDTFYYYDTPVNEPNYRGILRAVTKVKTASKKTENLLYSLLLGNIIFLLISSLGGYLFIKKGLKPVRTLTKTAKVIGKNNDLSRRIDIPARTARDEIYELTTTFNRMISGLEDSSNRERQFSSDVSHELRTPIAVIKAESEFALKYGRTEADLREGLAHILEQAKFMTNLVSQLLDVARLENAQGLSFAPVNVSLMLSNMVHDYTRLCTENTDKQITITSHIEPNLHMNAHEVSLRRAITNLVDNAIKFTNSTIDISAKLVGRDLVITVTDNGIGIEPEALDHIWDRMYQTEQSRNKKSNHGIGLGLYFVNKVINLHHGTVTATSEPQVKTTFTVRLPYNTTEE is encoded by the coding sequence ATGTCCTCAAAACAGAAAACTAATGATCCTCACCGAGATCTAGATACCATGTCTGGGGCAGCCACCGATTTATTTAATCGGCTGCCCCTAACCTTTAAAATTATGTCGTGGTATACCATCTTTTTGCTTATCATTTTGATGGTTGCATCCGCATGGATTTACGCATATACACATGAATCCGATAACAAAGAAGTGCGCGAGCGCTTACAGCAGCAAGCGATGATTATGGCTACGGATATCCGCAAATTTAAACCGTACCAAGATAATACCTTCTTCTTTGTATCAACTCAAGACGGTTATATTATTAAAGGGGCCTTGCCAGATGGATTCCCAAACCAAACAATTCTTTCCTTAGGCCAAGTTGGTGAAATTGCTGCAGGTGATGATACCTTCTACTACTACGATACGCCGGTCAATGAACCAAACTATCGTGGTATTTTGCGTGCTGTTACAAAAGTAAAAACAGCCTCTAAAAAGACGGAAAACCTTTTATACAGCCTATTATTAGGAAATATCATTTTCTTACTAATTTCCTCCCTAGGTGGTTATCTTTTTATCAAAAAAGGACTTAAGCCCGTCCGAACTTTGACGAAAACAGCTAAAGTCATCGGTAAAAACAACGACTTGAGCCGTCGTATCGACATTCCTGCTCGCACGGCAAGAGATGAAATCTACGAACTGACCACAACGTTTAACCGTATGATTTCAGGTCTTGAGGATTCTTCCAATCGTGAAAGACAGTTTAGTTCTGACGTATCTCATGAATTGAGAACACCAATTGCTGTTATTAAAGCAGAAAGTGAATTTGCTTTAAAATACGGTCGTACGGAAGCAGATTTACGGGAAGGTTTAGCACATATCTTAGAGCAAGCCAAGTTCATGACTAATCTTGTAAGCCAACTGCTTGATGTAGCCCGCCTTGAAAATGCACAAGGTCTAAGCTTTGCACCTGTCAATGTATCATTGATGTTATCCAATATGGTGCACGACTATACAAGACTTTGTACAGAAAATACAGATAAACAGATTACGATTACATCTCACATTGAGCCTAATTTACATATGAATGCTCACGAAGTATCATTACGTCGAGCTATCACAAACCTAGTGGACAATGCCATTAAGTTTACAAACTCTACTATTGATATTTCGGCTAAACTCGTAGGCAGAGACTTAGTCATTACCGTAACAGATAATGGTATTGGCATCGAACCTGAAGCCCTGGATCATATTTGGGATCGTATGTATCAGACGGAACAATCGCGAAACAAAAAATCTAATCACGGTATAGGTCTAGGTCTATACTTTGTAAATAAAGTTATTAACTTACACCATGGCACAGTAACAGCCACGAGTGAACCACAAGTAAAGACTACATTTACAGTACGATTGCCGTACAACACAACGGAAGAATAA
- a CDS encoding response regulator transcription factor codes for MKILLVEDEEMLNGITAKYLRAENMTVDTCFNGQQAIDYVNTSSYDVIVMDIMMPILDGISALAQMRNDGNTTPVLLLTAKDSLQDKVTSLNTGADDYLVKPFDLEELTARIYALARRNARHAQNDIHVGPLTINVPQRTVKRDGETITLTAKEFDLLFYLASNENIVLSRQQILDHVWEYDYESYSNLIDVYIKNLRKKIDTDENVKLIQTVRGVGYVLKTEN; via the coding sequence ATGAAAATTTTACTTGTAGAAGACGAAGAAATGCTGAATGGTATCACGGCTAAATATTTACGTGCAGAGAATATGACAGTTGATACATGCTTCAACGGGCAACAAGCGATCGATTACGTTAACACATCCAGCTATGACGTTATTGTAATGGATATTATGATGCCAATCCTCGATGGTATCAGTGCTCTTGCACAAATGCGTAACGACGGTAATACAACGCCGGTATTGCTTTTAACAGCAAAAGATTCCTTACAAGATAAAGTTACAAGCCTTAACACTGGCGCGGATGATTACCTTGTAAAACCTTTCGATCTTGAAGAGTTAACTGCTCGCATTTATGCATTGGCTCGTCGTAATGCGCGTCATGCACAAAACGATATCCATGTAGGTCCACTTACCATCAATGTTCCTCAACGTACAGTTAAACGCGACGGCGAAACAATTACATTGACTGCAAAAGAATTTGACCTATTATTCTATTTAGCAAGTAACGAAAATATCGTATTATCTCGTCAACAAATCCTTGACCATGTTTGGGAATACGATTATGAAAGCTACTCTAACCTTATCGACGTATACATTAAAAATTTGCGTAAGAAAATTGATACTGATGAAAATGTAAAACTCATTCAAACGGTTCGTGGAGTAGGGTATGTCCTCAAAACAGAAAACTAA
- a CDS encoding CoB--CoM heterodisulfide reductase iron-sulfur subunit B family protein translates to MKYAFFPGCVLESAAKEDYLATVAVAKKLGIELEELDGWTCCGASHVQDIAPEVTLATNARNIALAEEKGLNLLTVCNTCTLMLREAKNELDANEKEKNEVNKKLAQIGKQYRGTTDITHFLWVLIRDYGLDKLKAKVVKPLTGLRVAEYYGCHILRPQTELGFEDYQMPTSLADLISAIGATPIDFSRKLDCCGFHAVYPAHDSVMQMTGSINKDAATEGADCVVTPCPLCQMQLDMFQKEAKEVVGGGKDMPILHMSQLVGLALGISPAEMGMPKRHLTDTAAVTKFVG, encoded by the coding sequence ATGAAATACGCATTTTTCCCAGGTTGCGTTCTTGAAAGCGCTGCCAAAGAAGATTACTTAGCAACAGTTGCTGTAGCTAAAAAATTAGGTATTGAGTTGGAAGAACTTGACGGCTGGACTTGCTGCGGCGCTTCCCACGTTCAAGATATCGCTCCAGAAGTTACACTTGCTACAAACGCACGTAACATTGCATTAGCAGAAGAAAAAGGTTTAAACCTTCTAACTGTATGTAATACTTGTACTTTGATGCTTCGTGAAGCTAAAAACGAGCTTGATGCAAACGAAAAAGAAAAGAACGAAGTTAACAAAAAATTAGCTCAAATTGGTAAACAATACCGCGGAACAACTGATATTACTCATTTCTTATGGGTATTGATCCGCGACTACGGTTTGGACAAATTGAAAGCTAAAGTTGTTAAACCTTTAACTGGTTTACGTGTAGCTGAATACTATGGTTGCCATATTCTTCGTCCTCAAACTGAACTGGGCTTCGAAGATTATCAAATGCCTACATCTTTAGCAGATTTGATCTCTGCTATCGGTGCTACACCAATTGACTTCTCCCGTAAACTTGATTGCTGCGGTTTCCATGCTGTATACCCTGCACATGATTCCGTAATGCAAATGACTGGTTCCATCAACAAAGATGCAGCTACAGAAGGCGCAGATTGCGTAGTAACTCCTTGCCCACTTTGCCAAATGCAACTTGATATGTTCCAAAAAGAAGCTAAAGAAGTTGTAGGCGGTGGCAAAGATATGCCAATCTTGCATATGTCCCAATTAGTAGGTCTTGCTCTTGGCATTTCTCCTGCTGAAATGGGTATGCCTAAACGTCACTTAACTGATACTGCGGCAGTGACAAAATTTGTAGGTTAA
- a CDS encoding DUF1659 domain-containing protein: MANIKRTKLVLRFNIGTEDAPKYKDVTYTRVAEEASDDNVKIVGNALAALYDHSLSDVVRVNEVSLGH; encoded by the coding sequence ATGGCTAATATTAAACGCACTAAATTGGTGTTGCGTTTTAACATCGGTACCGAAGATGCGCCGAAGTACAAAGACGTAACCTATACTCGTGTTGCGGAAGAAGCGTCTGACGATAATGTGAAAATCGTTGGTAATGCGCTGGCAGCCTTGTATGACCACAGCTTGTCCGACGTGGTCCGCGTCAATGAAGTATCCTTAGGGCATTAA
- a CDS encoding FAD-binding protein, translated as MEQFDVLVVGSGGAGQRAALEVGRRKGLKVALITKIFPTRSATAMAQGGVNACLNNVAAEDTVETHTFDTVKGSDYLGDQDAIEFFCSRCPEGVLEMDHMGAPFSRTEENKIAQRNFGGQSYPRTCYSADKTGHVILHTTYEQCLKEGVHFLQEWYLLDLVKDANGHVGGAVVWNMKEGKVEQIKAKAIILSTGGAGRIFWTRTTNPFLSTGDGMAAAFRAGNGLKDMEMIQFHPTGLGRTGILMSEAVRGEGGYLLNAEGERFMKKYAPNKMELASRDVVAKAIEDEIAAGRGFGSGLNAYVVADLRHLGPEVIIEKLHGIRDLAMTFEHCDPLTQPVPIRPTCHYTMGGIDVVDYKTCACEVPGLFASGEASCISIHGANRLGGNSLADGVVFGKVSGAGAADYAETHEQPNVDAELAAAAKAWEARFTEVTSREGGRPVVEIRDALADAMWNKVGIFRNEEGITEALKEIEQLIEDYKTCYVGDPERTYNMAFVNYCEIGSMLTVAKAIAMGALHRRESRGAHIREDHPKRNDERYLKHSLIKLGADGQYELTERDVVFTKYEPQERKY; from the coding sequence ATGGAACAGTTTGATGTTCTAGTAGTAGGTAGCGGTGGCGCTGGTCAACGCGCGGCTCTTGAAGTAGGTCGTCGCAAAGGCTTAAAAGTAGCTCTTATTACTAAAATTTTCCCAACTCGCTCTGCAACAGCAATGGCGCAAGGCGGTGTAAATGCATGTTTGAACAACGTTGCAGCTGAAGATACAGTTGAAACTCATACTTTTGATACTGTAAAAGGCTCTGACTATCTTGGCGACCAAGATGCAATCGAATTCTTCTGCTCTCGTTGCCCAGAAGGCGTACTTGAAATGGACCACATGGGTGCTCCATTCTCCCGTACTGAAGAGAATAAAATTGCGCAACGTAACTTCGGTGGTCAATCCTATCCACGTACTTGCTACTCTGCAGATAAAACTGGTCATGTTATTTTGCACACAACTTACGAACAATGCTTGAAAGAAGGCGTACACTTCTTACAAGAATGGTACCTTTTAGATCTTGTTAAAGACGCAAATGGTCACGTTGGTGGCGCAGTTGTGTGGAACATGAAAGAAGGTAAAGTAGAGCAAATTAAAGCAAAAGCAATTATCTTGTCTACTGGTGGTGCAGGTCGTATTTTCTGGACTCGTACTACAAACCCATTCCTTTCCACAGGTGATGGCATGGCAGCAGCATTCCGCGCTGGTAATGGCTTAAAAGATATGGAAATGATCCAATTCCATCCAACAGGTCTTGGTCGTACTGGTATCTTGATGTCCGAAGCGGTTCGTGGTGAAGGTGGTTACCTTCTTAATGCTGAAGGCGAACGTTTCATGAAAAAATATGCGCCTAATAAAATGGAATTGGCATCCCGTGACGTTGTAGCGAAAGCCATCGAAGATGAAATCGCTGCAGGTCGTGGTTTCGGTTCTGGTCTTAACGCATACGTAGTAGCTGACCTTCGTCACTTAGGTCCTGAAGTTATTATTGAAAAACTTCATGGTATCCGTGACTTGGCTATGACTTTCGAACATTGCGATCCATTGACTCAACCGGTACCTATTCGTCCAACATGTCACTATACAATGGGTGGTATCGACGTAGTTGACTACAAAACTTGTGCATGTGAAGTGCCTGGTTTGTTCGCTTCTGGCGAAGCATCTTGTATCTCCATCCACGGTGCGAACCGCTTGGGTGGTAACTCCTTGGCAGACGGCGTAGTATTCGGTAAAGTATCCGGTGCTGGCGCAGCTGATTATGCTGAAACACATGAACAACCTAACGTAGATGCGGAACTTGCTGCAGCTGCAAAAGCTTGGGAAGCTCGTTTCACAGAAGTGACATCCCGTGAAGGCGGTCGTCCGGTTGTAGAAATCCGCGATGCATTGGCTGATGCAATGTGGAACAAAGTAGGTATCTTCCGTAATGAAGAAGGTATTACTGAAGCCTTAAAAGAAATCGAACAATTGATTGAAGATTATAAAACTTGCTATGTAGGTGACCCTGAACGTACTTACAACATGGCATTCGTAAACTATTGTGAAATTGGCTCCATGTTAACAGTAGCAAAAGCTATTGCTATGGGCGCTTTACACCGCCGTGAATCTCGTGGTGCTCATATTCGTGAAGACCATCCTAAACGTAATGATGAAAGATACTTAAAACATTCTTTGATCAAATTAGGTGCTGACGGTCAATACGAATTAACAGAACGCGACGTAGTGTTCACTAAATACGAACCACAAGAAAGGAAGTACTAA
- a CDS encoding DUF445 domain-containing protein, which yields MISYLKSLTLKQRANGILGLTAVLYCFAFVGQFFFGYESWYQPLYWAVQSALIGSVADWFAVTALFRKPLGFPYHTALIPRNKDRLINGVIKLVETKMLTKERCKVLLKNVQFVPLFEKFLLSPEGQRAARLVIHQGLHLLWKSQTNEEWAQWGAKRIRGLLQQHSLVPVLKHVLLDLCEHNRYESMVVQVLNVIQERINHPAMVTWLTAVVAEEAHKKKRKGFWSDFLISMSEATDVVNYQEMAEAIVQEAYAMLESWKRPNSPERTAWLRQWVEPIRNIEENHEVCDALDEAWERWIREQDWESVIENHLCPYIEELLLVGDENGETPAQVLVNIALELWNVYGQSEDLRNRIEKTLHDIGDYVLEQGYDLIETIIRQVLGGLSTDKFIYFIESKVEDDLSWIRINGAIVGAVAGLLVWTFLEYVYMPFWQQFVG from the coding sequence ATGATTAGTTATTTGAAATCCCTTACCTTGAAACAGCGTGCTAATGGCATTCTAGGCTTGACTGCTGTATTGTATTGTTTTGCTTTTGTAGGACAATTTTTCTTTGGCTATGAAAGTTGGTATCAACCGTTGTACTGGGCTGTTCAATCTGCCCTCATCGGCAGTGTGGCTGACTGGTTTGCTGTAACGGCTTTATTTCGCAAGCCACTAGGCTTCCCATATCATACAGCGCTAATTCCTCGCAATAAAGATCGCCTCATTAATGGTGTCATTAAACTTGTAGAGACGAAGATGCTTACCAAGGAGCGTTGTAAGGTATTATTGAAAAATGTGCAATTTGTGCCATTGTTTGAAAAGTTCTTGTTGTCTCCTGAGGGGCAGAGAGCAGCGCGCCTTGTGATTCATCAAGGACTACACCTTTTATGGAAATCTCAAACTAATGAAGAATGGGCACAATGGGGGGCAAAACGCATTCGCGGGTTGCTTCAACAACATTCTCTCGTGCCTGTTTTGAAACACGTATTACTCGATTTATGTGAGCATAATCGCTATGAAAGTATGGTTGTGCAAGTTTTAAACGTGATTCAAGAACGGATTAATCATCCAGCTATGGTTACCTGGCTTACCGCTGTCGTAGCAGAAGAGGCACATAAGAAAAAGCGAAAAGGCTTCTGGTCTGATTTCCTTATTTCTATGTCCGAAGCTACCGATGTAGTAAACTATCAAGAAATGGCAGAGGCTATTGTCCAAGAGGCCTATGCTATGCTGGAAAGCTGGAAACGACCAAATAGCCCTGAACGAACAGCTTGGTTGCGACAATGGGTAGAACCAATTCGTAATATTGAAGAGAACCATGAAGTCTGCGATGCTCTTGATGAAGCGTGGGAACGTTGGATTCGCGAACAAGATTGGGAATCTGTTATCGAAAACCATTTATGCCCTTATATAGAAGAACTATTGCTCGTAGGGGATGAAAATGGAGAGACGCCGGCTCAGGTTTTAGTTAATATTGCTCTTGAATTATGGAATGTATACGGTCAATCAGAAGATCTTAGAAATCGTATTGAAAAAACCTTACACGATATTGGCGACTACGTACTTGAACAAGGGTATGACCTCATTGAAACTATCATACGTCAAGTATTAGGTGGCCTCAGTACAGATAAATTTATTTACTTTATTGAATCTAAGGTGGAGGATGATCTCAGCTGGATTCGTATTAATGGCGCTATCGTTGGTGCTGTAGCGGGTCTGCTTGTATGGACCTTCTTAGAATATGTATATATGCCGTTTTGGCAACAATTTGTAGGCTAA
- a CDS encoding succinate dehydrogenase/fumarate reductase iron-sulfur subunit, translating to MRQITYHIHRYQQGRAFVQTFKFDYEPDRTILWGLQKIKDTQDPTLTFLAACRSAVCGACSIRVNGEAMLGCESKIDELTERYGTDELTIAPIGNFRVIRDLVVDWESKVDRLKTVAPWIFLKAEFNEGDKIVRQTPADFKKFVAGTECILCGCCASECNKLTAREDDFLEPYVFTKANRFVLDSRDDAPMAHIQPAFDNGLWKCVHCMNCISRCPKHLKPAQDISNLRKEATKAGLTNSKGVRHAVAFKEDLYKTGRLKEVSMSLKSDGVVDSAKQAFYALRLWKHSKINPFELVVPQKPVNGIDGVRRLMKAAEEVSK from the coding sequence ATGAGACAAATCACCTACCATATTCACCGTTACCAACAAGGTCGCGCGTTTGTACAGACTTTCAAATTCGATTACGAACCTGACCGTACAATCCTCTGGGGCCTTCAAAAAATTAAAGATACTCAAGATCCAACATTGACATTCTTGGCAGCTTGTCGTTCCGCAGTTTGCGGCGCTTGCTCCATTCGTGTAAATGGCGAAGCGATGCTCGGCTGTGAATCTAAAATCGATGAATTAACAGAACGTTATGGCACAGACGAATTGACAATCGCTCCAATCGGCAACTTCCGTGTTATCCGTGACTTAGTTGTTGATTGGGAATCCAAAGTTGATCGTTTGAAAACAGTTGCTCCTTGGATTTTCCTTAAAGCTGAATTCAACGAAGGGGACAAAATCGTTCGCCAAACTCCAGCTGACTTCAAAAAATTCGTTGCTGGTACAGAATGTATCCTTTGCGGTTGCTGTGCGTCTGAATGTAACAAATTGACTGCTCGCGAAGACGACTTCTTAGAACCATATGTATTCACAAAAGCTAACCGTTTCGTATTGGATAGCCGTGATGATGCACCTATGGCTCACATTCAACCTGCATTCGACAACGGTCTTTGGAAATGCGTTCACTGCATGAACTGTATCTCCCGTTGCCCTAAACACTTAAAACCTGCTCAAGACATTTCCAACTTGCGTAAAGAAGCTACAAAAGCTGGTCTTACTAACAGCAAAGGCGTTCGCCATGCAGTTGCTTTCAAAGAGGACCTTTACAAAACTGGTCGCTTGAAAGAAGTTTCTATGAGCTTGAAATCTGATGGTGTTGTAGATTCCGCTAAACAAGCATTCTATGCATTGCGTTTGTGGAAACACAGCAAAATCAACCCATTTGAACTTGTAGTACCTCAAAAACCTGTAAACGGTATTGATGGTGTTCGCAGACTTATGAAAGCAGCTGAGGAGGTAAGCAAATAA
- a CDS encoding cell envelope integrity protein TolA, translating to MPKKYVDVWKYPHMTYKKAFAIATIISVVAVGAAFVSFSDYIESQMTGSLQINFLTEQEAEKQVEEIKEQIKEEKVHELQYQKELENNKVQPDNGGAGHGGQNGNSAVPTKSDVSTSSQQARAGETGTIKQSSVGSNTGSGLVGPEGPGIGYASTGSGEGLSDREGTGGTEVDVGGGGTFSYDGYWSNLQSAINSNYPTDAYAMGIQGDVTLRIYFAPGGSVASVEVLNSDDPILTEHAREYAYSVGGAENSTGIQQYADITIHYNL from the coding sequence ATGCCGAAAAAATATGTAGATGTGTGGAAATACCCACATATGACCTATAAAAAAGCCTTTGCTATTGCTACTATTATCAGTGTTGTTGCGGTTGGTGCTGCCTTTGTTTCCTTTTCTGATTACATCGAATCTCAAATGACCGGATCTTTGCAAATTAATTTTCTAACGGAACAGGAAGCGGAGAAACAAGTAGAAGAAATTAAAGAGCAGATTAAAGAAGAGAAGGTTCATGAACTTCAATACCAAAAAGAATTGGAAAATAATAAAGTTCAACCTGATAACGGTGGAGCCGGTCACGGAGGACAAAATGGGAACTCTGCTGTTCCTACAAAAAGTGATGTAAGTACGTCTAGTCAACAAGCGCGTGCTGGTGAAACAGGTACTATTAAACAATCTTCTGTCGGTAGCAATACGGGGAGTGGACTTGTCGGGCCTGAAGGTCCTGGAATTGGGTATGCATCAACAGGAAGTGGAGAAGGGCTTAGCGATCGTGAGGGTACAGGAGGCACCGAAGTAGATGTCGGTGGTGGCGGCACATTTAGTTATGATGGATATTGGAGTAATTTACAAAGTGCAATTAATAGTAATTACCCTACAGATGCATACGCTATGGGAATTCAAGGTGATGTAACACTAAGAATTTATTTTGCCCCAGGTGGCAGTGTTGCCAGTGTGGAAGTTCTTAATTCTGATGATCCTATATTAACAGAACATGCTAGGGAATATGCTTATAGTGTAGGCGGTGCTGAAAATTCTACAGGTATACAACAATATGCAGATATCACAATTCACTATAATTTATAA
- a CDS encoding ExbD/TolR family protein has protein sequence MKRMSRMEGEKPTLMVIPMIDIIFFLLVFFMISTIYTIPQQSLSIMLPKTKTQQSAELRPVLIDFEKSGQLMIDDGYVTKEQLISSVKAKIGENKNQNFLIRADKDLSYGKVVELMDDMKVAGAASISIATVNK, from the coding sequence ATGAAACGAATGAGCCGTATGGAGGGAGAAAAGCCTACTTTAATGGTTATCCCTATGATTGATATCATCTTTTTCTTGCTCGTATTTTTTATGATTAGCACCATATATACGATTCCGCAACAATCTTTGTCTATTATGCTACCGAAAACAAAAACACAGCAGTCCGCTGAGTTGCGACCGGTTTTAATCGATTTTGAAAAATCCGGACAGTTGATGATCGATGATGGGTATGTGACGAAAGAACAGCTTATTAGCTCTGTGAAAGCCAAGATTGGAGAGAATAAAAATCAAAATTTCCTTATTCGTGCCGATAAGGATTTGAGCTATGGCAAGGTCGTGGAGTTAATGGATGATATGAAAGTAGCCGGCGCTGCAAGTATTAGTATTGCCACTGTTAATAAATAG
- a CDS encoding DUF445 family protein, producing MMKTKPVATTLLVVMAIIFLISYPQRHDTFWAFIMHISGAAMIGGLADWYAVTALFTKPLGIPFKTAILPRSKERLIQIGRTMLSEELLRVPQMYYAIKKERVMVRIVEYGMSDVGQVQIRNLLYGVGNQVLSHMDIEPMRQEINKAIYKGVTNWKATPLVILFGRCMLERHTASVFWLYFNRTCQRVIASNQVYPYLYRVMLDIMKTYTKDSFFRELAIAFGGDGLSPERLVETVQKKAVQFLKENESIDSALGRYVWGQAIRFFNNLETNTEWQAFIEEHKNQWIRMVLEEWEGKLIDGDTLDWKRLMDIVIDRFNVLGTEILLNPDKQAPFERFFLLRSIPWLQKLNPLIDSVVGQELSRYSPDEITQIVRGKMYYDLQMVRINGSLIGAVLGGILYGLTIIVEGVLK from the coding sequence ATGATGAAAACCAAACCAGTGGCAACCACCCTATTGGTTGTCATGGCTATTATATTTTTAATTTCATATCCGCAACGACATGATACATTTTGGGCCTTTATCATGCATATCTCTGGAGCAGCTATGATAGGTGGCCTCGCGGATTGGTATGCAGTAACGGCTCTCTTTACGAAGCCTTTAGGCATTCCTTTCAAAACGGCAATCTTGCCGCGCAGTAAGGAACGATTAATTCAGATAGGCCGCACTATGCTCAGCGAAGAGCTATTGCGCGTGCCACAGATGTATTATGCTATCAAAAAAGAACGCGTTATGGTCCGTATCGTTGAATACGGCATGAGCGATGTGGGACAAGTTCAAATTCGAAATCTCTTGTACGGTGTGGGCAATCAAGTTTTATCTCATATGGATATTGAACCGATGCGCCAAGAGATTAATAAGGCCATTTATAAGGGGGTTACAAACTGGAAAGCAACACCCCTTGTTATTCTCTTTGGTCGTTGTATGCTAGAACGTCACACAGCAAGCGTGTTTTGGCTTTATTTTAACCGCACATGTCAGCGTGTTATCGCATCAAATCAGGTATACCCGTATTTGTATCGCGTCATGCTAGACATTATGAAAACTTATACAAAGGATTCTTTCTTTCGTGAATTGGCTATCGCCTTTGGTGGAGATGGACTTTCACCAGAACGATTGGTAGAGACGGTACAGAAAAAAGCCGTTCAGTTCTTGAAGGAAAATGAATCTATCGATTCTGCATTGGGACGCTATGTATGGGGCCAAGCAATTCGATTCTTCAATAACCTAGAAACCAATACAGAATGGCAAGCTTTCATCGAAGAACATAAAAATCAGTGGATTAGAATGGTTCTTGAAGAATGGGAAGGCAAACTTATCGATGGGGATACATTGGACTGGAAACGCCTCATGGACATCGTTATCGATCGCTTTAATGTGCTCGGCACCGAAATTTTGTTGAATCCAGATAAGCAGGCGCCGTTTGAACGGTTCTTCTTGTTGCGTAGTATTCCGTGGTTGCAGAAATTGAATCCGCTCATCGACAGTGTGGTAGGTCAGGAATTATCTCGTTACTCGCCTGATGAAATCACTCAAATTGTTCGTGGTAAAATGTACTATGACCTTCAAATGGTGCGTATTAATGGTTCCCTTATAGGCGCTGTTCTTGGCGGCATCTTATACGGTTTGACCATCATTGTAGAGGGGGTGCTCAAATGA
- a CDS encoding MotA/TolQ/ExbB proton channel family protein — MKEAWELFLHGGFVMWPLLVALIIAVAIAVERVAYYQRLKHEMFALNDALEESEINWQSLLTTLESKHTANISYNLPLVLGQCQDRNVLQSKMEDMVAHVYTHASRGLDWLSTIVTMAPLLGLLGTVTGMIGAFQVFGADGAVPTAITGGVGEALIATASGLCVAIVALCFHAAFTHHVRMTIARLEDSFSRILDSYDRGHAA; from the coding sequence ATGAAAGAGGCTTGGGAATTATTTTTACATGGTGGATTTGTTATGTGGCCGTTATTAGTGGCACTTATCATTGCCGTGGCCATAGCAGTAGAACGGGTTGCTTATTATCAACGATTGAAACATGAAATGTTTGCTCTAAATGATGCCTTGGAAGAAAGCGAAATAAATTGGCAATCTTTACTTACTACATTAGAGTCTAAACACACAGCTAATATTTCTTATAACTTGCCTCTTGTACTTGGACAGTGTCAGGATCGCAATGTATTGCAATCCAAAATGGAGGATATGGTGGCTCATGTTTATACGCACGCTTCTCGTGGTCTCGACTGGCTTTCTACCATTGTTACGATGGCACCATTATTAGGGTTGCTTGGTACTGTAACGGGGATGATTGGTGCCTTTCAGGTATTCGGTGCTGACGGAGCGGTGCCTACTGCTATTACCGGCGGTGTGGGGGAAGCCCTCATCGCAACAGCTTCCGGTCTTTGTGTAGCCATAGTGGCACTATGCTTTCATGCTGCTTTTACTCATCATGTGCGCATGACGATAGCTCGTTTAGAAGATTCATTTTCTCGTATTCTAGATTCTTATGATCGGGGGCATGCTGCATGA